In Drosophila innubila isolate TH190305 chromosome 2L unlocalized genomic scaffold, UK_Dinn_1.0 5_B_2L, whole genome shotgun sequence, a single window of DNA contains:
- the LOC117782677 gene encoding proline-, glutamic acid- and leucine-rich protein 1 isoform X2 produces MLRNGNMLYALAQTNRETRNVYLNVVDHSVQDTDVTTQAQSINSLLSEAKTRAIGLRFLIEYLNRSTQNVIQDKASHWLSIVLRACNLKEIRSYGELIYETLALLVAKIQTIPDISKWFGATYLLKFYESLSLMEQRTSLCCTISVLKSIKQCLKYYPGPSKSGKNLVMRYLVTVLDSNDQDVVYQSGCCWLLLQQVRNNSNNTGSFNDKTQWQHYQIGILGNLNTLLNEAFPNYENVCNTIVVSHKLEPFELILKGDPIERAAQASRRFCNIIEFLKIALSFPYSSHKLIHPTKILGLVQRGLGMNFTNCETSPSIDTMFLGHFLPQMHTKLLELLEVLIDICHTHLRMHFPLITDLLLATLKNTKCLSIGGTPLHFINLRCKVYEVTRLWLTTFVEGSGYDLILEHLIKNIFEDIQICQTDICLVSAPLSKKSPGNKNKEAYLTKSEKSFPRKTIINKSAELVCGQALRCLQAVLLSVGHLLKPSFLKDIFNTILEIGVQIYEKRIIMQYPYNDWHNRLEVYETLFAFISLRNLSYPPPTEIIIHMLIEAYSKDPRFEVRSRCKIMIDSIEKILHPQKESLIFKLHVENLISATKSVEPQKNVIYKNPIEALQKKENLNSFQSDTIDHTTVQISKSANGETSEFIPLGILKKTQISSTAMSIENQVCIDKPAVSDIMVTFDAK; encoded by the exons ATGTTGAGAAATGGAAATATGCTGTACGCTCTTGCACAGACAAATAGAGAAACCCGCAATGTTTACCTCAATGTCGTCGATCACAGTGTTCAAGACACT GACGTGACGACGCAGGCACAATCTATAAATTCTCTACTTTCTGAAGCAAAAACGCGGGCAATTGGATTACGTTTTCTCATCGAATATCTAAATCGCAGTACACAGAATGTTATTCAAGATAAAGCCAGTCATTGGTTATCCATCGTACTAAGAGCTTGCAATCTTAAGGAAATCCGCTCATATGGTGAACTTATTTATGAAACATTGG CCCTGCTTGTAGCGAAAATTCAAACTATACCTGATATATCAAAATGGTTTGGAGCTACGTATCTCTTAAAGTTTTACGAGAGCTTAAGTCTTATGGAACAACGGACAAGCTTATGCTGCACGATTTCTGTATTAAAGTCAATAAAACAATGCTTGAAATACTATCCTGGACCTAGTAAATCTGGAAAAAATCTGGTAATGCGATACCTAGTTACCGTCTTGGACAGTAATGATCAAGATGTAGTCTATCAAAGCGgatgttgttggttgttgctgcaacaggTTCGAAACAATTCTAACAACACTGGCAGCTTTAACGATAAGACACAATGGCAGCATTACCAAATAGGTATACTGGGCAATCTAAACACTCTTTTAAATGAGGCGTTTCCcaattatgaaaatgtttgtaaTACAATTGTTGTAAGCCACAAGTTGGAACCGTTTGAACTGATACTAAAAGGAGATCCTATTGAAAGGGCAGCACAGGCTTCCAGACGCTTTTGCAATATTATTGAGTTTCTCAAGATTGCGTTAAG CTTTCCGTATTCTTcacataaattaatacatccaacaaaaattttgggtCTTGTTCAACGTGGATTAGGAAtgaattttacaaattgtGAAACCAGTCCGAGTATTGATACTATGTTTCTTGGGCACTTTTTACCCCAGATGCATACTAAATTATTAGAATTATTGGAAGTCCTTATTGATAT CTGCCACACTCACCTCAGGATGCATTTCCCATTGATAACGGACCTTCTATTAGCGACCCTTAAAAACACGAAGTGCTTATCGATTGGTGGAACTCCATTGCATTTTAT taaTTTGCGATGTAAGGTGTATGAAGTAACAAGATTGTGGCTGACTACTTTTGTCGAAGGAAGCGgatatgatttaattttagagcaccttattaaaaatatattcgaaGATATACAGATATGCCAAACGGATATATGTTTGGTG TCGGCGCCTCTATCTAAAAAGTCACctggaaacaaaaataaagaggcCTATTTAACAAAGTCTGAAAAATCGTTTCCAAGGAAGACGATTATTAATAAAAGCGCAGAATTAGTTTGTGGGCAAGCTTTGCGTTGCTTGCAAGCGGTTCTTCTTTCAGTTGGACACTTATTAAAGCCGTCTTTTCTTAAG GATATATTCAACACTATATTGGAAATCGGAGTTCAAATTTATGAGAAACGAATAATAATGCAATATCCTTATAATGACTGGCACAATCGTCTGGAAGTGTACGAAACCTTATTCGCATTTATTAGCCTGCGAAATCTCAGCTATCCTCCACCCACAGAAATAATTATTCATATGTTAATCGAAGCGTACAGTAAAGATCCACGCTTCGAAGTACGCAGTAGATGCAAAATTATGATCGactcaattgaaaaaatactaCATCCTCAAAAAGAaagcttaatttttaagttgcaTGTTGAAAACTTAATAAGCGCAACTAAAAGTGTTGAACCACAAAAAAACGTTATCTATAAAAATCCAATTGAGGCTttacaaaaaaaggaaaatttaaaCAGTTTTCAATCAGATACAATTGATCATACTACAGTGCAAATTTCCAAATCGGCAAATGGAGAAACAAGTGAGTTTATTCCTCTcggaatattaaaaaaaacgcaaATATCGTCAACTGCTATGTCAATTGAAAATCAAGTGTGTATTGATAAGCCTGCAGTTAGTGACATAATGGTTACTTTTGATg CAAAATAA
- the LOC117782535 gene encoding V-type proton ATPase subunit F 1: MALHSAIKGKLISVIGDEDTCVGFLLGGVGEINKNRHPNFMVVDKNTAVSEIEDCFKRFLKRDDIDIILINQTYAELIRHVIDAHTSPVPAVLEIPSKDHPYDASKDSILRRARGMFNPEDLVR; this comes from the exons ATGGCTCTGCATTCCGCAATTAAGGGAAAATTAATATCTGTCATTGGTGACGAG GACACCTGTGTTGGATTTCTTCTTGGCGGAGTTGGTGAAATAAACAAGAATCGTCATCCCAATTTTATGGTAGTGGACAAAA ATACGGCTGTCAGCGAAATTGAAGACTGTTTTAAGCGATTCCTGAAACGCGACGACATCGATATTATCTTGATTAACCAGACATATGCTGAGCTGATTCGTCATGTTATCGATGCACACACTTCGCCAGTGCCAGCTGTACTTGAGATTCCCTCAAAGGATCATCCCTATGATGCCAGCAAGGATTCTATTTTGAGACGTGCACga gGCATGTTCAATCCAGAAGACTTGGTACGCTGA
- the LOC117782677 gene encoding proline-, glutamic acid- and leucine-rich protein 1 isoform X1 encodes MLRNGNMLYALAQTNRETRNVYLNVVDHSVQDTDVTTQAQSINSLLSEAKTRAIGLRFLIEYLNRSTQNVIQDKASHWLSIVLRACNLKEIRSYGELIYETLALLVAKIQTIPDISKWFGATYLLKFYESLSLMEQRTSLCCTISVLKSIKQCLKYYPGPSKSGKNLVMRYLVTVLDSNDQDVVYQSGCCWLLLQQVRNNSNNTGSFNDKTQWQHYQIGILGNLNTLLNEAFPNYENVCNTIVVSHKLEPFELILKGDPIERAAQASRRFCNIIEFLKIALSFPYSSHKLIHPTKILGLVQRGLGMNFTNCETSPSIDTMFLGHFLPQMHTKLLELLEVLIDICHTHLRMHFPLITDLLLATLKNTKCLSIGGTPLHFINLRCKVYEVTRLWLTTFVEGSGYDLILEHLIKNIFEDIQICQTDICLVSAPLSKKSPGNKNKEAYLTKSEKSFPRKTIINKSAELVCGQALRCLQAVLLSVGHLLKPSFLKDIFNTILEIGVQIYEKRIIMQYPYNDWHNRLEVYETLFAFISLRNLSYPPPTEIIIHMLIEAYSKDPRFEVRSRCKIMIDSIEKILHPQKESLIFKLHVENLISATKSVEPQKNVIYKNPIEALQKKENLNSFQSDTIDHTTVQISKSANGETSEFIPLGILKKTQISSTAMSIENQVCIDKPAVSDIMVTFDGNDKKMTPDIEMPLRLNTENLQQNNENNSIASIQENKFDDDKYIAELEAAFVDELK; translated from the exons ATGTTGAGAAATGGAAATATGCTGTACGCTCTTGCACAGACAAATAGAGAAACCCGCAATGTTTACCTCAATGTCGTCGATCACAGTGTTCAAGACACT GACGTGACGACGCAGGCACAATCTATAAATTCTCTACTTTCTGAAGCAAAAACGCGGGCAATTGGATTACGTTTTCTCATCGAATATCTAAATCGCAGTACACAGAATGTTATTCAAGATAAAGCCAGTCATTGGTTATCCATCGTACTAAGAGCTTGCAATCTTAAGGAAATCCGCTCATATGGTGAACTTATTTATGAAACATTGG CCCTGCTTGTAGCGAAAATTCAAACTATACCTGATATATCAAAATGGTTTGGAGCTACGTATCTCTTAAAGTTTTACGAGAGCTTAAGTCTTATGGAACAACGGACAAGCTTATGCTGCACGATTTCTGTATTAAAGTCAATAAAACAATGCTTGAAATACTATCCTGGACCTAGTAAATCTGGAAAAAATCTGGTAATGCGATACCTAGTTACCGTCTTGGACAGTAATGATCAAGATGTAGTCTATCAAAGCGgatgttgttggttgttgctgcaacaggTTCGAAACAATTCTAACAACACTGGCAGCTTTAACGATAAGACACAATGGCAGCATTACCAAATAGGTATACTGGGCAATCTAAACACTCTTTTAAATGAGGCGTTTCCcaattatgaaaatgtttgtaaTACAATTGTTGTAAGCCACAAGTTGGAACCGTTTGAACTGATACTAAAAGGAGATCCTATTGAAAGGGCAGCACAGGCTTCCAGACGCTTTTGCAATATTATTGAGTTTCTCAAGATTGCGTTAAG CTTTCCGTATTCTTcacataaattaatacatccaacaaaaattttgggtCTTGTTCAACGTGGATTAGGAAtgaattttacaaattgtGAAACCAGTCCGAGTATTGATACTATGTTTCTTGGGCACTTTTTACCCCAGATGCATACTAAATTATTAGAATTATTGGAAGTCCTTATTGATAT CTGCCACACTCACCTCAGGATGCATTTCCCATTGATAACGGACCTTCTATTAGCGACCCTTAAAAACACGAAGTGCTTATCGATTGGTGGAACTCCATTGCATTTTAT taaTTTGCGATGTAAGGTGTATGAAGTAACAAGATTGTGGCTGACTACTTTTGTCGAAGGAAGCGgatatgatttaattttagagcaccttattaaaaatatattcgaaGATATACAGATATGCCAAACGGATATATGTTTGGTG TCGGCGCCTCTATCTAAAAAGTCACctggaaacaaaaataaagaggcCTATTTAACAAAGTCTGAAAAATCGTTTCCAAGGAAGACGATTATTAATAAAAGCGCAGAATTAGTTTGTGGGCAAGCTTTGCGTTGCTTGCAAGCGGTTCTTCTTTCAGTTGGACACTTATTAAAGCCGTCTTTTCTTAAG GATATATTCAACACTATATTGGAAATCGGAGTTCAAATTTATGAGAAACGAATAATAATGCAATATCCTTATAATGACTGGCACAATCGTCTGGAAGTGTACGAAACCTTATTCGCATTTATTAGCCTGCGAAATCTCAGCTATCCTCCACCCACAGAAATAATTATTCATATGTTAATCGAAGCGTACAGTAAAGATCCACGCTTCGAAGTACGCAGTAGATGCAAAATTATGATCGactcaattgaaaaaatactaCATCCTCAAAAAGAaagcttaatttttaagttgcaTGTTGAAAACTTAATAAGCGCAACTAAAAGTGTTGAACCACAAAAAAACGTTATCTATAAAAATCCAATTGAGGCTttacaaaaaaaggaaaatttaaaCAGTTTTCAATCAGATACAATTGATCATACTACAGTGCAAATTTCCAAATCGGCAAATGGAGAAACAAGTGAGTTTATTCCTCTcggaatattaaaaaaaacgcaaATATCGTCAACTGCTATGTCAATTGAAAATCAAGTGTGTATTGATAAGCCTGCAGTTAGTGACATAATGGTTACTTTTGATggtaatgataaaaaaatgacTCCAGATATTGAAATGCCTTTAAGACTAAACACAGAAAACTTACAGCAAAATAACGAAAACAACTCGATTGCTTCTATACAAGAAAATAAGTTTGATGATGATAAGTATATTGCTGAACTGGAGGCAGCATTTGTTGATGAACTTAAATAg